The proteins below are encoded in one region of Nitrososphaerota archaeon:
- a CDS encoding phenylalanine--tRNA ligase subunit beta: MLNAEDIEPYIERLPYLGLDIEEKAQDYIRVEYNPNRPDFSTDYGIVRALKGLLGLEKGCPKYSVQKGDLVVKVDKSVEEVRPYIVSALIEGITLDDETIRQIIAMQEDLHHTIGRRRAKVSIGIHNFDVLKPPIIYTTEAPDFRFVPLGGAEPLSMSEILDKTPVGQKYGWIVAKHKRYPILIDSLGQVLSFPPIINGELTRVTSATRNLFIDITATDLKASEDALAILVTTLADAGGTLKSAEVRYPNLTLLTPNLSEMEMEVELKRVNRLLGLKLKGKEAVECLARSRIDAEYDGGKLTAKIPRYRVDIMHPVDLVEEVAIGYGLDKITPTLPPTKTVGRPHPELKRLSAIRDVCIGLGLTEVMNLSLTSEAALYTNLGRQAQEAIKVEEPKSSEHEYLRDMLIPSLLLNLATNIHEPYPQKLFELAKTFHRRGSEIVEEYHLAVITSHSEANYTEAKSLLDAITQQTFGLRCETKPASNPLFIQGRCAEVKGGVLEGVIGEIRPEVLQAFNLRMPAAALELNINQAKQHK; this comes from the coding sequence ATGCTTAACGCAGAGGACATCGAGCCATACATAGAGAGGCTACCATACCTAGGTTTAGATATAGAGGAGAAGGCGCAAGACTACATCAGGGTTGAGTATAACCCGAACAGACCAGACTTCTCAACCGACTACGGCATAGTAAGAGCCCTAAAGGGGCTTCTGGGATTAGAGAAGGGCTGCCCAAAATATAGTGTGCAGAAGGGTGATCTAGTAGTTAAAGTGGATAAGAGCGTCGAGGAGGTCAGACCCTACATAGTCTCAGCGCTCATAGAAGGCATCACCCTAGATGACGAAACAATAAGGCAGATCATAGCGATGCAAGAAGATCTACACCACACGATCGGTAGGAGGAGGGCTAAGGTATCCATAGGCATCCACAACTTCGATGTGCTTAAGCCTCCGATCATCTACACAACCGAAGCACCAGACTTCAGATTCGTACCCTTGGGTGGTGCTGAGCCTCTCTCTATGAGTGAGATTCTCGATAAGACACCCGTAGGCCAGAAGTACGGTTGGATAGTAGCGAAGCATAAACGCTACCCCATCCTAATAGACTCACTTGGGCAAGTACTCTCCTTCCCACCTATAATTAACGGCGAATTAACTAGGGTAACTTCAGCGACAAGAAACCTATTCATAGATATAACAGCAACAGATCTGAAGGCTTCTGAAGACGCCCTAGCGATACTCGTAACAACACTAGCAGACGCAGGTGGCACACTCAAATCTGCTGAAGTGCGCTACCCAAACCTTACTCTGCTCACACCTAACCTCAGCGAGATGGAGATGGAAGTCGAGTTAAAGAGGGTGAATAGGCTGCTCGGACTTAAGTTAAAGGGTAAGGAGGCTGTAGAGTGCTTGGCTAGAAGCAGAATAGACGCAGAGTACGATGGAGGCAAGCTTACGGCGAAGATCCCAAGATACAGAGTAGATATTATGCACCCCGTGGATCTGGTGGAGGAGGTCGCAATAGGCTACGGATTAGATAAGATCACACCAACACTACCCCCAACTAAGACCGTAGGCAGACCACACCCAGAGCTCAAGAGGCTCTCAGCGATAAGAGATGTATGCATCGGGCTCGGTTTGACCGAGGTTATGAACCTAAGCCTCACAAGCGAAGCAGCCCTCTACACAAACCTAGGGAGACAGGCACAGGAAGCCATCAAAGTGGAGGAGCCGAAGAGCAGCGAACACGAATACTTAAGAGATATGCTCATACCGAGCCTACTCCTGAACCTAGCGACCAACATCCACGAACCCTACCCCCAGAAGCTCTTTGAACTAGCTAAGACCTTCCATAGAAGAGGGAGCGAGATAGTTGAGGAGTATCACCTCGCAGTAATCACTTCGCACTCAGAAGCAAACTACACCGAAGCGAAGTCGCTACTCGACGCCATAACACAACAAACCTTCGGGCTCAGATGCGAAACCAAACCAGCATCCAACCCACTCTTCATCCAAGGAAGATGCGCAGAGGTCAAAGGAGGTGTATTAGAAGGCGTGATAGGGGAGATAAGACCAGAAGTGCTTCAAGCCTTCAACCTACGAATGCCAGCAGCAGCGCTCGAACTAAACATAAACCAAGCCAAACAACATAAATAG